In the genome of Staphylococcus sp. IVB6181, the window AAAGCAGGTCTGTTTGATGACGAAGGTATACCTTATTAATTAATCTGAGTGATTTGCGACATAGGAATTTCAGCATTTTCATTTTCCTTGTCTAACAGCAATCTATTGTTAAGCATGTCTATTTTTCGTATAAAGCATTATATTTGTTGGAAATAGCCATCTTTCCAATATTCAACAGTTGCTGGCTCATTATTCATAATTTTGAAAAGTAGGTTTGCGTTGAGCATTGCACATTAATCGTCGGACAGTTCAGGATGAGCTGCTTTGTTTTGTTCTTCAACAAAGGCTTGAAGCTGCTCAAGTTGTTCAGGCACTTAGTAAAGGCCATCCATTTGACCTTTCCCCTGCCTTGAGGAATTCGGCTATCCAAAAATTCATTTATGATACCCGCTACTTTGCAGTTTCATGTGAAACTGCAAAGTAGCGGCTTAATCTTCAAGTTCGGGCAAATGTATTAAATTAGCTGTGTATAATATAGAGTGTTTGGGAATCAGCATGCGTTTTTCGATAGGTCGCCCTTGCTTATCCGTAAGGTTATCGCTTTTAACGAGAAGAATTTCATATCTCCATTCATTCATAATATAGCCGGTTAATTCATCCCCATTATTTAAAAATACTTTGACCTTTCTTTGGTTAAAAAAGCGGTGTACACACGTTGGGTACACTTGCTTATCGTAATATTCAAATCTTTTATTTTGCATTTGTTTGATCTTTTTAATGTGTTCTTTGGATGTGCCCATCATATCTATCCTATCCCCATATATTGAAAATCTAATTATCAATTATACTATTAACATAGCACAGCTAAGTTGTATATCCAGTGTCCTTTAAGTCGTCTTTTAAATTCTTCTTTATCTTTTTCAAATTGTTTTTGTCCATCTGTTGTCAATTTTTCTTTTTTATTAGGATTGTTGTGTAGCCATTTAGGAGTGATTTTCTGCTTGTTGTCTGGTGTTCGTGCAGTTTCTCAGAAATGTTTTGTGGGAACATCTACCTAATGATTCTTTATATACTTTTAGAAGGGATTGCACTATCTCATCACCATCATTTTTGCAAAATATCTTGAGCGAGTGTTTTCAAGGGTAGCTTTGACAATTATATTGCTTTTGGATTGTAAATATATATGGTTAACATATTCTACACCACAAGGATAATGTATACAAGTATAAGGTGGTATGATATACAATATACTTGTATACTTAAGTGAAAGTATAAAAACATTATCAAAGGAAGATTTAAATGACGAGAGTAATTACAGTAAATAATTTTAAGGGCGGAGTGTCAAAGACATCGACCACTAACGCAATAGCTTATATATTATCTCAGAAATTAAACTATAGGACATTAGTCATTGATTTGGATCCGCAAGCTGATGCAACAGAAACTCTCTTGTTAACATTTGATGGCGAAACGGATTTAACTTTATATGAATCTTTAGCAGAAGAATTAAATGTCGAAAACTGTCTTGTAACATTATATGAAAATTTAGATTTAATCCCTTCTGATTTCAACATGATTGGCTTCCCGAATTTGTTAGAGGACTTAGGTTATGACCGTTTCAATGGGGCAAAGGTCATTAATAATTTTATCGCACCTATTAAAGGAAATTACGATATTATACTCATTGATACACCACAACTATTTCAGATTACAGCAGCAATGCTATTTATGCGTGTGATTATAGCTTGATTGTGATGCAGACACACACCAGAAGTTTCAGAGCAGTGAGTTCATTCATTGAGTATCTAGCTTTATTCAGAGATAACTATCAATTAGAATTTGAAATTGCCGGTATTCTTCCTGTAATGTTCAAAAACAAAGGGAAAATTGATAACATGATCATTCAGCAATCCATTGATAAATATGGAGAACATATTTTTAAAAATTATGTTTCTCAAAGAGAAAGGGTAAAACTCTGGGATCAAACAGGAATCACTGATTTAGACTATCACGACAAAATCACATTGAAAATGTACTATGATATTACTTTAAAATTATTGGAACAAATCAAAGATTATGAAAGAGAGTGATATATTTGAAAAAGAAAAATTCATTATTAGATTCAAATAAAATTGAAGATACAACTTTAAACAACAATTTTATAAACAGAGAGCAGAAAATCGAAAGCTTACCGCAAACAAGTTTACGTCTTAAAGGAAATACACACAGTATAATACACGTGTTAAAAAGAATTGAAATGAAAGATTCCTATGATGAAATAATTGAAGCAGCATTAAATAACTACATTGAAAGTAAATATAATGATGAAAAGCAAAAACAAATTAAAGAATACGTCAATACAGAGAACGAGTATAAAAGAAGAAAACAACGTAAAAAAGAGAATGATAGAGCATAGTATCTACTATGCCAACGACTTGCATATATTATATAATTATACTATATGCAAGTATATTATATACTTGAATTCAAAAGAGGGAGTGTTATGAAAGATAATCAAATTGCAACAGAACCTGTTTTGAGATGCTGTGAGAAGCTCTCATTTGCATCGAAGTAAAGTTTATTAAACCAAATCATTATCTTTTTTTATTCTGTAAATTGTCTGCCTTGTGATATTTACTTCTTTCGCAATTTTACTAATTGCTTGGCCTTCTTTTAACATTTCGACAACTCGATGATAGATAACACGCTTTTGAGGATCTTTCGCGTTTGGCGAATAAAGTAAAGGTCGTCCTTTATAAACATCTTTTTCTTTCGCAACTTGAATTCCTTGTGCTTGTCGACGTTTACTTTCGTTTCTCTCTTGTTCTGAAACCATTGCTAAAATTTGAACAATTAAATCTTTCATAAACTTATCTAATAATGGATTACCGATCACTTCATTCATCATAGGTAAACTTGTAATCATTAGCTGCACGTCTTTTTCTTTTAAATAATTCACAGTTTCAATAATTTCATCATAGTTACGTCCTAAACGATCTATTGACTCCACAACGAATCGATCTCCCATTCTTACAAAATTAAGAGCTTCTTGAAATACAGGTCTATTTTCAACTGACTTGCCTGATTGCTTCTCTGTAAAGATTTTCTCCACACCAAATGTCTTTAAATTATCTAATTGTCTTTCTAAATTTTGGTCTATCGACGATACTCTCGCATAACCTATAATCATTTATTTTCACTCCATATTTAATATACACCCTAATCATACGTTTTAATTACTGTAATTTCAACAATCTGATTTGTATGTTTAGGGTGTACCTAAATAATACAATTACTTTTAACCATACCTCATATAGATAATTTAGTTAACTAACACATGTACACTCAACACAATTGTTCATTGCACATGTGTTGAACTTCTATTTTAATTGCTTATTGTCCTAGCATTTCATCATTTTTTCTGTAAGAACGAGTTTATATTTAAATTCAACTTTACGCATTTCCATATTTTCTAATTCTTTTTTCTCTTCATTGGTTAAGCCAACCATAACATCTATTATTGATATCAAGACAAGAAGAAACTCGTTTCACTCGTTTTAAAAACCACTTCTTTTTGACATTAACGTAACGTAATACATTACAATAAATAAAAATAAAAAAAGAGGTGGAAACAATGGAATTTTATCAAATGCCAATGTTTAATAAAGTGTTAGTTAAAGACATTGAAAAAGCAGAGAAATGGTATGAAAAAACAATTGGTTTTAAAAGTGTTTTTAAATTTAGAAATGATAAAAACGAAGTGCTAATGAATCATTTAAGACTAGAAAAATATCAAGACTTAATGCTAATTTCTCAAACAAATTTTGAAGTTGGAAACTCAATATATTTAAACATCTTAGTAAAAGATATCGAAGAAAAGTCCAAAAATATTTCACAAAAATTTATAGTAAGCCAATTAGAAGAACAACCATGGAACGCTAAAGAAATGACAATAAAAGATCCAGATGGACACTTAATCACACTGACTCAATCAAATATTAGCGATACTGATTTTGAAAAATTAATGAAACAAACTTCTAAAGATTATTAGATAAAAATCTATATTGCTTTATTCCAATTGCTTTATTGACAACGAGCCTCTGAACCCTTAACAAACCCAAAACTTGTCGAATGGTCGGCTTAATAGCTCACGCTATGCCGACATTCGTCTTCAAGTTTAGTTAAGGGTTCTCCTCAACGATCAATAAATTTTCTCGGCATAAATGCGTGGTCTTGTTATAATTGAAATAAAGGAGCAGTAGTGGCTCCTCCCAAAGAACTAATTGATTAGTTCTTTTATGATGTCAGCTAAAGCTTTTAACAAGTTAAGTATGCTTGTTAAAAGCTTTTTGTTTGTGCATTTTATAATTAATAACCTTATTTTGCATTTTAAGGGGGTATTTAGAGCAAACTCTGTATTTCTTATGGGTTACTCAAATCTCAATATAAGCGTTTAAAGCGTAAATATGAGCTTATAACAGAAAAATATCCCTACTTGATTTATACATAAAATATACACCGTCAAAAACTTAGGATATTTGCGTAGGATATTTTACATGAGCATAAGGAAATCCAGTACCACCCCTGGTGGTATTCAGCATAGCTGAAAGATTTTCCTAACATTCGTTACACTCATTTGCTCATGCAAACAACACCAAAACCTTGATATTAAAGCAATTGAAGTAAATCCATATTTTTTAGCCTATGAAACAGCAGAGTGTATTAGTACATAGAATGCAACATGTTACACAAATACCACTCAGAGCTTCCCATAGGATATTTTTTTCATTGATTTGATGGTCTTTATTAAAGGTCTAGGATACGAATATCCTAGATTTGAACAACTCTAGGATATATAGGATATTCATTTTTTGTATTTTTTGTATGAAAAGACTAAATATCAAAGTTTAAATCAACATAAAAAATGCTAGCTAATCAGCTAGCATTACAAATTCTTCAAGTAATAATTTTGTTTTTCAAAATTCCAATGGTAATGCATCAGCACAACAAATTGCTAGTCAAATTGGAGGAGATTTAGTAAAAAGATTTGCCCCCAATACTGATGTTGGAGGTTTAATCAACTCATTAACTATTAAACTTAGTGCTATTGCTAATGCTACTGATGGATTTGCTTGGACAGATCTTGCAGGTGCTATTTCTGATATTGCTGGATTTATTGCAAGTTACATACCTCAAGCTAAAGTAGTTACAATAGCAACTGCACTTTGGGATTATTCTTCATTACTTTAAAAGTGATATTTAAACTGTTCATTTTGATAAAGTGTGATTTTAATCTGTTGTTAAAATCACACTTTACCTTTAATTCATTAAAATAAAAAAAGGGGGATTCTATTGGCAATGTTTCGTGAAACTTTTATATGGATCATACTTTTACTCTTCAATTTAATAAATACGATTTTATTATTATCGGGAAAAAAATTACTATTTAGTGTTCCTCTATGGGTTACTTGGTCTCTATGGGGTGTCATTACATTTATAATTATTGGATTGGTTGTTTTTAGAAAGTTGATGCAAAATAGATATTCTTCTTTAAATACGAGTGCAAGATCATCAATTAAATTAGATAAAAATGAATTTTTCTTTCAAACTCCTGTATATACTGTAGATAAACAAACTATTCCTATATATGGTGAGTATAATATGACATATACCACAGTCTTTTTTAATAACTTCCATAAATTAATAAGTATCTTTGGTTTCCAACCAATTTATAGTACTTTTTTAAATTCTGAAAATGTTAGTGTAAAAGTAATACCTAAAAAAGTATTAACGATGAGGCCTAAATATAATGTTTACGTGAATGATAAACAAATTGGTACTTTTGAAATGAAAAAATTCTTGGATAGTGGAGGGAAACAACAACTTCCATACCAGTTGAATTATGGTTCGGAACAATTTCTGATGAAAAATTCATATTTTAGTAAAAAAACAACAATTTTAAAGGTTCTGTTGCAAAGTTGATTTTATAGTATTTTTTTAACAAAAATATTCTAATCAGACACTTAAGCATGCGCTCACGTCTGGTATAAATACATTATTCAGGTTAAATAATCATTTAGGAACTTCAAATGATTATATAGGGAATTTTAAATTATAATTCGAAAAAAATTTGTATAATGAAGTTAACGATAGCGAAAGGGGATGAAGTTTATGATGGTTGCTGATATTATCGGCGGAATTATTAAACTTATTAAGACACTCATTGACACTTTTGCTTAACTTAAAATTGAATTTCTAATATGAGAGGAGGAAATATTTTATGTCAGGTATTGTAGATGCTATCAGTCAAGCAGTTCAATCAGGTCTAGAGCAAGATTGGGTAACAATGGGAACTAATATCGCTAAAGCATTAGTACAAGGTATTGATGTTATTGCTGGTTTCTTTGGTTAATGTAAATAATTAAGGTAGCCCCAACAATTATTTTAAAAAGTTGGGGCTACCTTAATTATTTATAATGAAAAACAAAAAGATGACTAAGTATTACTTTAAAATGTTGGTGAAGTACTTGTAGTAAATATATTGTTGAAGACTAATAGATAAACAGATAGGATGCTTATCAATCAAAAAAGCATACTAAAAAATCAACTTTGCAACAGAACTCCATTATTATTATTTGCAATAAATACTTTTTCATTCAGTAAAATATCAATAGTTTCCAAAATTTTTCCTTCTACTTTCTTCCTACATAATTCAAATTCGAATTTGTAACATGTGCGTGATGTATCTTTAAATTCACCATTGTTCTAATCAATTTTATTTAACTCCAATTCAAATATTTTCTATCAAAAGATCTTTAGAAAACTCAACTGCTATTGTATTAAAAATACCTCCTTTAATTTATTGTTGTTCTATAATTTCAGGATAACTATAAACAGACATTTTCTTGAAAAAATAAAAAGGGCGATTTTCATTTTGTTTGTGAAAATCGCCCTTTTTATTAGGCTTCAGAACAATTATAATCAGGATCCATTGAGGATAACGAAACTATATCTGTATATTTCTTCCTGCTCCAGAGCTTATTATTGTAATTAATATAGCGGCGATTAGCAGTACACTCAAAGAAGGTGTCCATGATCCTGAAATATCATGTAAGACACCAAAAAGTAGTGGTCCTAAAGAAGCAAATGAATATCCAATTGCTTGAGCCATGCCTGATAATTTAGCTGCAGTAATACCATCCTTAGTTCTTAAACTAAAGAAGGTGTTAACCAGTCCAAAAGCTATGCCACTAGCAATGCCAATAATAATTAAAGCATATAGAGACATCCGAGGCGTAAACATCATAATCAGAATACCTGCTATAAATAAAGTTCCTGTAAATATTGTAACCCCTATTTGAGATTTCAACTTTGTTATTATTATTGGAGTGATAAAGGTCAAGGGAATAATTGCGAGCTGTAATATAGCAAGATATAACCCAGCAAGATTTGAAGATATGTCATATGTTAAGAGATATTGTGGTAACCAATTTATAAGTGAATAAAATATTAAAGATTGACTACCCATTAGTAATGTAATTTGCCAAGCTATAGAATGCTTCCAAACATTAGTGTTATTAACCATATGGATATTATTACTTTTTTGATTGTGTTTAAGCTGAAACGTCCAAATCAAAATTGTAAGTACAGTTATCACTCCTATTATTCCTAAAGCGATATTGTAATTAGAAGCTGTTAAAATAGGAGCTGTTACAAATGAAGCCAAGCTACCAAATATATTCATTACTACTGTATAATATGCTGTCATTATTCCAATTCTAAGAGGAAAATGGGATTTAATGACACCCGGTGTTAAAACATTGCCAAATGCAATTCCAATACCTATTAAAATTGTTCCTATATATAGAAACGGCAGTATGGTAATACTTCTTAAAACAATTCCTACAAAAATTAAAATAAGGGCAACAAACAATGTTCTATTCATACCAAAAATTTCACTTATTTTAGAAGCAAAAAGTGAAATTATTGCAAAAGCAACTAATGGAATGACTGCTATAACACTAAGCAAACCATTAGAAATCGAAAAAGTTTCTTTTATTGAATGTAAGGCCACACCCACAGATGTAATAGGTGCTCTTAAATTAGCACCTATGAGTAAAACACCTATAAAAAGAAGCCAGTTTATAGATGTATCTGTATTTCTTTTCATAAAATCCTCCTATTCTTGTACCATATAAAGGATGTTTTGTTCTTTATATGGTACAATAAATTATAGAAATTTAAAAGGGAGGATTATTTTGGAAAATATAAATGAGGTTGTTGCCTATAATTTATACAAATATAGAAAAGCCAAAAATTTAAGTTTGGAAAAAATCTCTAAACTTACAAATGTGAGTAAAACTGTATTAAATAAAATTGAAAAAGGGGAAGGTAACCCGACAATAAATACATTAGTTAATTTAGCTAATGGGATTCAAATACCAATATCTAATTTAATTACTAAGAAAGAATCATCAATTCAATTTATAGACAATAAATATATTAATCCTATTCATAGTATTGATAAAACAGTAACTGTCTGTCCGTATTTTCCTTACGATAAAAATAAAAATTTTGAAATGTTCAGCATGAATTTCGAAATGGATGGATTTTTGTATTCAAAGGGACATGAAGAGAATTCCAGAGAATTTATAATAGTCAATAAAGGTATACTAAAGATAAAAGTAGGGAAACATGTTAGTATCGTTAAAGAAAAGCAAGCTATATCTTTTGAATCAGATTCAGAGCATAGTTATTTTAATATAGGTGAAGGAGTTTTAGAATTGACTGCTACTATTCAATATTAGTTCTAAGTATGTCCCTCTCAATATTACTAGTTGGTCTTCCTATATTTTGATTAGCAATAAGAGTAAATTATTTTTATGCAGTTACTTAATGATACGTAATGTTTTATATAATTATTCCGCATAAGGAGTGTTGAAGATGAGTAAAGATGAATCAAAATTAACAGGTTTGTTTGGTAATCCTATTGGCGATCGTGAAAACTCTATGACAGCAGGTCCGCGTGGTCCTGTATTAATGCAAGATGTGTATTTATTAGAACAACTTGCACATTTTGACCGTGAGGTCATTCCTGAACGCCGTATGCACGCGAAAGGTTCAGGTGCTTTTGGCACATTTAAAGTTACACATGATATTACACAATATACATCCGCAAGCATCTTCTCAGAAATTGGTAAAGAAACACCTATGTTTGCGCGATTCTCTACAGTTGCTGGTGAACGTGGTGCGGCAGATGCAGAA includes:
- a CDS encoding beta-class phenol-soluble modulin produces the protein MSGIVDAISQAVQSGLEQDWVTMGTNIAKALVQGIDVIAGFFG
- a CDS encoding MFS transporter is translated as MKRNTDTSINWLLFIGVLLIGANLRAPITSVGVALHSIKETFSISNGLLSVIAVIPLVAFAIISLFASKISEIFGMNRTLFVALILIFVGIVLRSITILPFLYIGTILIGIGIAFGNVLTPGVIKSHFPLRIGIMTAYYTVVMNIFGSLASFVTAPILTASNYNIALGIIGVITVLTILIWTFQLKHNQKSNNIHMVNNTNVWKHSIAWQITLLMGSQSLIFYSLINWLPQYLLTYDISSNLAGLYLAILQLAIIPLTFITPIIITKLKSQIGVTIFTGTLFIAGILIMMFTPRMSLYALIIIGIASGIAFGLVNTFFSLRTKDGITAAKLSGMAQAIGYSFASLGPLLFGVLHDISGSWTPSLSVLLIAAILITIISSGAGRNIQI
- a CDS encoding recombinase family protein, translated to MIIGYARVSSIDQNLERQLDNLKTFGVEKIFTEKQSGKSVENRPVFQEALNFVRMGDRFVVESIDRLGRNYDEIIETVNYLKEKDVQLMITSLPMMNEVIGNPLLDKFMKDLIVQILAMVSEQERNESKRRQAQGIQVAKEKDVYKGRPLLYSPNAKDPQKRVIYHRVVEMLKEGQAISKIAKEVNITRQTIYRIKKDNDLV
- a CDS encoding alpha-1/alpha-2 family phenol-soluble modulin — translated: MVADIIGGIIKLIKTLIDTFA
- a CDS encoding ParA family protein, with amino-acid sequence MTRVITVNNFKGGVSKTSTTNAIAYILSQKLNYRTLVIDLDPQADATETLLLTFDGETDLTLYESLAEELNVENCLVTLYENLDLIPSDFNMIGFPNLLEDLGYDRFNGAKVINNFIAPIKGNYDIILIDTPQLFQITAAMLFMRVIIA
- a CDS encoding VOC family protein, giving the protein MEFYQMPMFNKVLVKDIEKAEKWYEKTIGFKSVFKFRNDKNEVLMNHLRLEKYQDLMLISQTNFEVGNSIYLNILVKDIEEKSKNISQKFIVSQLEEQPWNAKEMTIKDPDGHLITLTQSNISDTDFEKLMKQTSKDY
- a CDS encoding helix-turn-helix domain-containing protein encodes the protein MENINEVVAYNLYKYRKAKNLSLEKISKLTNVSKTVLNKIEKGEGNPTINTLVNLANGIQIPISNLITKKESSIQFIDNKYINPIHSIDKTVTVCPYFPYDKNKNFEMFSMNFEMDGFLYSKGHEENSREFIIVNKGILKIKVGKHVSIVKEKQAISFESDSEHSYFNIGEGVLELTATIQY